The following proteins are co-located in the Pomacea canaliculata isolate SZHN2017 linkage group LG8, ASM307304v1, whole genome shotgun sequence genome:
- the LOC112570290 gene encoding transmembrane emp24 domain-containing protein 10-like, with amino-acid sequence MDFKQLVILFCVICVARIDAIRFHLGSKQRKCLREEIHKDVLVTGDYEVQENGQRADLSVTDSKGHILYSKEDAKKGKFAFTTEEYDMFEVCFESKPAGGVVGPEREVYLELKHGVEAKSYDELAKAEKLKPLEVELRRLEDLSKSIVDDFAYMRAREEEMRDTNESTHSRVMYFSIFSMCCLLGLATWQVLYLRRYFKSKKLIE; translated from the exons ATGGACTTCAAACagcttgtgattttgttctgtGTGATATGTGTTGCTAGGATTGATGCCATCAGATTTCACTTAGGTTCAAAGCAGCGAAAATGTCTCCGCGAAGAGATCCATAAAGACGTGTTGGTTACCGGCGATTATGAAGTTCAAGAGAACGGACAACGCGCAGATTTGTCG GTAACAGATTCGAAAGGCCACATTCTGTATTCTAAAGAAGATGCCAAGAAAGGCAAATTTGCCTTCACCACAGAGGAATATGATATGTTTgaagtttgttttgaaagcaAACCTGCAGGAGGAG TTGTTGGACCAGAACGTGAAGTATACCTAGAGCTGAAACATGGTGTAGAAGCCAAGAGCTATGATGAG CTTGCCAAGGCAGAGAAACTGAAGCCACTTGAAGTAGAGCTGAGGCGCCTCGAAGATCTGTCAAAATCAATTGTTGATGATTTTGCTTACATGCGTGCTCGTGAAGAGGAGATGCGTGACACTAATG AGTCAACACATTCCCGTGTCATGTATTTTAGCATCTTTTCCATGTGCTGCCTTTTGGGTCTTGCTACCTGGCAGGTCCTGTACTTGCGTCGTTACTTTAAGTCTAAGAAGCTGATTGAATGA
- the LOC112569764 gene encoding uncharacterized protein LOC112569764: MGFRSPQLLLYCLLGMCMAFFILTIYLSYRCVEISKLRNPYILDNMATEVNGIYNHLSKGDRHNELMRHLPPVTVHYVWCHNGHFEYKHYLSLLSIAKILQPDQIIFHFLEMPLSDRKGYLTWFEDIQREVPMLSLKQLKDHKHCDKFFKGVHKNEDFSYTGGIFIMGDIILANLSREVFYHLNNNLDMNVYNVCNTNSVVSCAQQNRISTQLFLVPEAEQYNLSAVDKRILLHCPSLMHVTKPSEHFCIHTSQHLVPYEIWHQNTSFHNFARQIVYNTQTVLVPFSETNIPMKKIVHILNLYGTSVDHLCLLSIKSAFIRGAVDHVFLHTHKFVKDPLWHELRQNYSVSYVHAPELDSSQHSKVLYGMHTLAQYGGMIMTCNIIFQKHSGFLFDYPAVATVQKSKNRLAHLLDFGIFFAKTDSLFLKMLIPVLKQLDDTSSPLDAGAIGYHVYEQYPSALYLETNLFEHQICNKDVCHSTLEETNTGNSFFTKLSWASDTKDISLHQLVSLKTPSKSVHQILGNVKL; this comes from the coding sequence ATGGGTTTCAGGTCACCACAACTTCTGTTGTATTGTCTGCTTGGAATGTGCAtggcatttttcattttgacaaTATATTTATCCTACAGATGTGTAGAAATTTCAAAGCTGAGGAATCCATATATTCTTGACAATATGGCTACTGAAGTAAATGGTATTTATAACCATCTTTCCAAAGGAGACAGGCATAATGAGTTGATGAGACATTTGCCACCTGTCACAGTGCATTATGTTTGGTGTCATAATGGTCACTTTGAGTATAAGCATTATCTCAGTTTGCTCAGCATTGCTAAAATACTTCAACCAGATCAAATTATATTCCACTTCCTTGAAATGCCTTTAAGTGATAGAAAAGGGTACTTAACATGGTTTGAAGATATTCAAAGAGAAGTTCCAATGCTGAGTTTAAAACAGCTGAAAGATCATAAGCATTGTgacaaattttttaaaggagttcacaaaaatgaagatttttcaTACACTGGTGGAATTTTTATTATGGGTGATATTATATTGGCAAATTTATCAAGAGAAGTTTTTTATcatctaaataataatttggACATGAATGTCTACAATGTCTGTAATACAAATTCTGTTGTATCATGTGcacaacaaaacagaatatcCACCCAGTTATTTCTTGTGCCTGAAGCTGAACAATACAATCTTTCAGCAGTGGATAAAAGGATATTACTTCATTGTCCATCACTGATGCATGTAACAAAACCCagtgaacatttttgtattcatACAAGTCAGCATTTAGTCCCGTACGAAATTTGGCATCAAAACACAAGTTTTCACAACTTTGCTCGTCAGATTGTATACAATACACAGACTGTATTGGTTCCTTTTTCAGAAACAAACATtccaatgaaaaaaattgttcacattttgaatttatatGGTACTTCAGTAGACCATTTATGTTTATTAAGCATAAAAAGTGCCTTTATTAGAGGAGCAGTGGATCATGTATTTCTGCATACTCATAAATTTGTAAAGGATCCTCTATGGCATGAACTTCGTCAAAACTATAGTGTCAGTTATGTACATGCTCCTGAGCTTGATTCATCACAGCATAGTAAAGTGTTGTATGGTATGCACACTCTGGCACAGTATGGTGGAATGATCATGACGTGTAATATCATATTCCAGAAACATAGTGGTTTCTTGTTTGATTATCCAGCTGTTGCTACTGTTCAAAAGAGTAAGAATAGACTAGCTCATCTTTTGGATTTTGGCATTTTCTTTGCAAAGACAGATTCATTGTTTCTTAAAATGCTTATTCCTGTTCTTAAACAGCTTGATGATACATCTTCACCACTTGATGCTGGAGCTATTGGCTATCATGTTTACGAGCAGTATCCTTCAGCTTTGTACTTAGAAACCAATCTCTTTGAACATCAAATTTGCAATAAAGATGTTTGTCACAGTACTTTAGAAGAGACAAATACAGGGAATAGCTTTTTTACAAAATTGTCGTGGGCATCTGATACTAAAGACATCAGTTTACACCAACTTGTATCACTGAAAACACCATCAAAATCAGTTCATCAAATACTTGGAAATGTAAAGTTGTAG
- the LOC112570652 gene encoding acyl-coenzyme A amino acid N-acyltransferase 2-like isoform X2: MPLGICINPIISLFDEKVHIRIQGLPAETKVTVKASVEHEWKRLPVTFVSCSHFITSLAGEVDLANDTSLGGSYTGVDPMGLFWCLVPDPSGSQNIRLVVKRVEQSLTFVFSVYLGHLSLQELHTSNNPVCMTNVTRTFMAPGVRRLEVRDGRLRGILYLPPGEGPFPGVIDMFGSSGGLMDLRAALLSSHGFAVLALPYFKYEDLPTELGDVDFEYFKEASWWLCNHNAVRNNGIGVIGVSKGGELAQLMGWLFPEVKAVVTINGPPAYTYIDLKWKGRLFKKGIPIDSNLLQIKEGGCSLRDVYNIHPQDFIPVWESGAHVLALVSDDDGQISPHWADEWKKSCPAEKQQLLDVVHYPGAGHLLEPPYTPHCRVCINPSYGINMLWGGSREDHARAQEDSWQRIQDFLRKHLMS; the protein is encoded by the exons ATGCCATTGGGCATTTGCATCAATCCCATTATAAGTCTCTTTGATGAGAAGGTTCATATCAGAATTCAAGGACTACCTGCAGAGACCAAAGTTACTGTAAAGGCATCAGTAGAACATGAATGGAAAAGACTACCAGTCACATTTGTATCATGCAGCCATTTTATCACTAGTCTTGCAGGGGAAGTGGATCTTGCCAACGATACCTCCCTTGGGGGTTCTTACACAG GGGTAGATCCAATGGGATTGTTCTGGTGTTTGGTTCCTGATCCTTCAGGTTCCCAAAACATTCGTTTAGTGGTCAAAAGGGTGGAACAGTCGTTGacctttgtcttttctgtttacCTGGGGCATCTCTCTCTACAAGAACTTCACACATCAAACAATCCTGTGTGTATGACCAATGTTACTCGCACATTCATGGCTCCTGGTGTCCGGAGACTGGAAGTCAGGGATGGTCGCTTGAGGGGAATACTTTACCTACCTCCAG GAGAAGGACCCTTTCCTGGGGTGATTGACATGTTTGGTTCTTCTGGTGGGCTGATGGACCTACGTGCAGCACTACTGTCATCCCATGGTTTTGCAGTCCTTGCTCTGCCTTACTTCAAATATGAAGATCTTCCAACAGAGTTGGGGGATGTTGACTTTGAGTACTTCAAA GAGGCATCCTGGTGGCTCTGCAACCACAATGCAGTGAGAAACAATGGAATTGGTGTCATTGGAGTCTCAAAGGGTGGAGAGCTGGCACAGTTAATGGGGTGGCTGTTTCCAGAG GTGAAAGCTGTGGTAACCATCAATGGACCTCCAGCGTACACATATATTGACCTGAAATGGAAAGGAAGATTATTCAAAAAGGGAATACC GATTGACAGCAATTTGCTTCAAATAAAGGAAGGTGGTTGCTCATTGAGAGATGTATATAACATTCACCCACAAGATTTCATACCA GTGTGGGAAAGTGGAGCCCATGTCCTGGCCCTTGTTTCAGATGATGATGGACAGATAAGCCCACACTGGGCTGATGAATGGAAAAAGTCTTGTCCAGCAGAAAAACAGCAGCTGCTAGACGTGGTCCACTACCCAGGAGCTGGACACTTGCTGGAACCACCCTACACTCCTCACTGTAGAGTTTGCATCAATCCTTCTTATG gtaTTAACATGCTTTGGGGAGGTAGTAGAGAAGATCATGCAAGAGCCCAAGAAGATTCCTGGCAAAGAATTCAAGACTTTTTACGAAAACATCTAATGTCTTAG
- the LOC112570652 gene encoding acyl-coenzyme A amino acid N-acyltransferase 2-like isoform X1, giving the protein MCSSVMALKRLQVLSNIIYHSCQLQPLHTSTTSTFMPLGICINPIISLFDEKVHIRIQGLPAETKVTVKASVEHEWKRLPVTFVSCSHFITSLAGEVDLANDTSLGGSYTGVDPMGLFWCLVPDPSGSQNIRLVVKRVEQSLTFVFSVYLGHLSLQELHTSNNPVCMTNVTRTFMAPGVRRLEVRDGRLRGILYLPPGEGPFPGVIDMFGSSGGLMDLRAALLSSHGFAVLALPYFKYEDLPTELGDVDFEYFKEASWWLCNHNAVRNNGIGVIGVSKGGELAQLMGWLFPEVKAVVTINGPPAYTYIDLKWKGRLFKKGIPIDSNLLQIKEGGCSLRDVYNIHPQDFIPVWESGAHVLALVSDDDGQISPHWADEWKKSCPAEKQQLLDVVHYPGAGHLLEPPYTPHCRVCINPSYGINMLWGGSREDHARAQEDSWQRIQDFLRKHLMS; this is encoded by the exons ATGTGTAGCTCAGTCATGG CTTTGAAGCGCCTTCAAGTCCTTTCCAACATCATTTATCACTCCTGCCAGCTACAACCACTCCATACATCAACTACATCAACTTTCATGCCATTGGGCATTTGCATCAATCCCATTATAAGTCTCTTTGATGAGAAGGTTCATATCAGAATTCAAGGACTACCTGCAGAGACCAAAGTTACTGTAAAGGCATCAGTAGAACATGAATGGAAAAGACTACCAGTCACATTTGTATCATGCAGCCATTTTATCACTAGTCTTGCAGGGGAAGTGGATCTTGCCAACGATACCTCCCTTGGGGGTTCTTACACAG GGGTAGATCCAATGGGATTGTTCTGGTGTTTGGTTCCTGATCCTTCAGGTTCCCAAAACATTCGTTTAGTGGTCAAAAGGGTGGAACAGTCGTTGacctttgtcttttctgtttacCTGGGGCATCTCTCTCTACAAGAACTTCACACATCAAACAATCCTGTGTGTATGACCAATGTTACTCGCACATTCATGGCTCCTGGTGTCCGGAGACTGGAAGTCAGGGATGGTCGCTTGAGGGGAATACTTTACCTACCTCCAG GAGAAGGACCCTTTCCTGGGGTGATTGACATGTTTGGTTCTTCTGGTGGGCTGATGGACCTACGTGCAGCACTACTGTCATCCCATGGTTTTGCAGTCCTTGCTCTGCCTTACTTCAAATATGAAGATCTTCCAACAGAGTTGGGGGATGTTGACTTTGAGTACTTCAAA GAGGCATCCTGGTGGCTCTGCAACCACAATGCAGTGAGAAACAATGGAATTGGTGTCATTGGAGTCTCAAAGGGTGGAGAGCTGGCACAGTTAATGGGGTGGCTGTTTCCAGAG GTGAAAGCTGTGGTAACCATCAATGGACCTCCAGCGTACACATATATTGACCTGAAATGGAAAGGAAGATTATTCAAAAAGGGAATACC GATTGACAGCAATTTGCTTCAAATAAAGGAAGGTGGTTGCTCATTGAGAGATGTATATAACATTCACCCACAAGATTTCATACCA GTGTGGGAAAGTGGAGCCCATGTCCTGGCCCTTGTTTCAGATGATGATGGACAGATAAGCCCACACTGGGCTGATGAATGGAAAAAGTCTTGTCCAGCAGAAAAACAGCAGCTGCTAGACGTGGTCCACTACCCAGGAGCTGGACACTTGCTGGAACCACCCTACACTCCTCACTGTAGAGTTTGCATCAATCCTTCTTATG gtaTTAACATGCTTTGGGGAGGTAGTAGAGAAGATCATGCAAGAGCCCAAGAAGATTCCTGGCAAAGAATTCAAGACTTTTTACGAAAACATCTAATGTCTTAG